From Leifsonia sp. fls2-241-R2A-40a, one genomic window encodes:
- the recQ gene encoding DNA helicase RecQ, with the protein MSFTDGWIPDDRDAPPLDEEPPFPEFGDPYAGAPRSGGAARSGGAAVAAAPPVVRATPPQYGSAAEALKTVFGYDGFRGQQQAIIERVTAGGDAVVLMPTGGGKSLCYQIPSLLREGTGVVVSPLIALMQDQVDALMAVGVRAAFLNSTQDAAARSAVERAYLAGELDVLYVAPERLSSEATKRFLERGTVALFAIDEAHCVSQWGHDFRPDYLALSELADRWPDVPRIALTATATEATHRELTSRLRLEGAEHFVSDFDRPNIQYRIVPKAEPRKQLLDFITSEHPNDAGIVYALSRASVEKTAEFLLSRGLTALPYHAGLEARQRAETQARFLREEGVIVVATIAFGMGIDKPDVRFVAHIDLPKSVEGYYQETGRAGRDGLPSTAWLAYGLQDVVQQRRMIDDSPGDLAHRRRLTQHLDAMLALCETVQCRRINLLAYFGQSSGPCGNCDTCLTPPETWDGTVPAQKLLSTVVRLQRERNQKFGAGHLVDILRGKRTPRVDQYGHDRLSTWAIGDDLSESQWRGVVRQLIAQELLKPEGEYGVLTLTPASPEVLTGGRSVVLRREPDRPERAARSSRSTASADLAAADQPLFEALRTWRAGQAREQGIPAYIVFGDATLRAVAAARPASLADLDGISGIGAKKRDAYGEALLTVIADATA; encoded by the coding sequence CCGCAGTACGGGTCGGCCGCCGAGGCGCTGAAGACGGTCTTCGGGTACGACGGGTTCCGCGGCCAGCAGCAGGCGATCATCGAGCGCGTGACGGCCGGCGGCGACGCGGTCGTCCTCATGCCCACCGGCGGCGGGAAGAGCCTCTGCTACCAGATCCCGTCGCTGCTCCGCGAGGGCACCGGCGTGGTCGTCTCGCCGCTGATCGCCCTCATGCAAGACCAGGTGGATGCGCTGATGGCGGTCGGCGTGCGCGCCGCCTTCCTCAACTCCACGCAAGACGCGGCGGCGCGATCCGCGGTCGAGCGGGCCTACCTGGCGGGTGAGCTCGACGTGCTCTACGTGGCGCCGGAGCGGCTGTCGTCCGAGGCGACGAAGCGCTTCCTCGAACGCGGCACGGTCGCACTGTTCGCCATCGACGAGGCGCACTGCGTGTCCCAGTGGGGCCACGACTTCCGTCCCGACTACCTCGCGCTCTCCGAGCTCGCCGATCGCTGGCCCGACGTCCCGCGCATCGCCCTCACGGCCACGGCGACCGAGGCGACCCACCGCGAGCTGACCTCCCGGTTGCGGCTCGAGGGCGCGGAGCACTTCGTCTCCGACTTCGACCGTCCGAACATCCAGTACCGCATCGTGCCCAAGGCCGAGCCACGCAAGCAGCTGCTCGACTTCATCACCAGCGAGCACCCGAACGATGCCGGGATCGTCTACGCGCTGTCGCGGGCGTCGGTCGAGAAGACGGCCGAGTTCCTGTTGTCGCGCGGCCTGACCGCGCTGCCGTATCACGCCGGCCTCGAGGCCCGGCAGCGGGCGGAGACGCAGGCGCGCTTCCTCCGCGAGGAGGGTGTCATCGTCGTCGCGACCATCGCCTTCGGCATGGGCATCGACAAGCCCGACGTACGCTTCGTCGCGCACATCGACCTGCCCAAGTCGGTGGAGGGGTACTACCAGGAGACGGGTCGCGCCGGCCGTGACGGTCTGCCGTCGACCGCGTGGCTGGCGTACGGCCTGCAAGACGTCGTGCAGCAGCGCCGCATGATCGACGACTCTCCGGGCGACCTCGCGCACCGCCGTCGGCTGACGCAGCACCTGGATGCGATGCTCGCCCTGTGCGAGACCGTCCAGTGCCGTCGCATCAACCTGCTCGCCTACTTCGGGCAGTCGTCCGGGCCGTGCGGCAACTGCGACACCTGCCTGACGCCGCCGGAGACCTGGGACGGCACGGTCCCCGCCCAGAAGCTGCTGTCGACGGTGGTCCGCCTGCAGCGCGAGCGCAACCAGAAGTTCGGTGCAGGGCACCTGGTCGACATCCTGCGCGGCAAGCGCACGCCCCGCGTCGACCAGTACGGCCACGACCGGCTCTCCACCTGGGCGATCGGCGACGACCTGAGCGAGAGCCAGTGGCGCGGGGTCGTCCGCCAGCTCATCGCCCAAGAGTTGCTGAAGCCTGAGGGCGAGTACGGCGTGCTGACCCTGACGCCCGCGAGCCCGGAGGTGCTGACCGGCGGACGCTCCGTGGTGCTGCGGCGCGAGCCCGACCGTCCGGAACGTGCGGCGCGCAGCTCCCGCAGCACGGCATCCGCCGACCTGGCCGCGGCCGACCAGCCCCTCTTCGAGGCGCTGCGCACCTGGCGCGCAGGTCAGGCCCGCGAGCAGGGCATCCCCGCCTACATCGTCTTCGGCGATGCGACCCTGCGCGCCGTCGCCGCGGCCCGCCCCGCCTCCCTCGCCGACCTCGACGGCATCAGCGGCATCGGAGCCAAGAAGCGCGACGCCTACGGCGAGGCGCTCCTCACCGTCATCGCCGACGCGACCGCCTGA
- a CDS encoding DapH/DapD/GlmU-related protein: MARMIEELEDETGAVVKYKRHVNGRGLVSPSARVAESAYIEPTAYVEADARVGMEAYVGAGSWIDKGATVGDRTFVGANVHVGAGCIVGSGAKIGSGVKLGENAMVGNGARLERDTQVPAGSVIELKGAAAARAALATPLRAPRPQQRDTRLPRTRRAA; encoded by the coding sequence ATGGCACGAATGATCGAAGAGCTCGAGGATGAGACCGGCGCCGTCGTCAAGTACAAGCGTCACGTGAACGGCCGGGGCCTCGTCTCGCCGTCCGCGCGAGTGGCCGAGTCGGCCTATATCGAGCCGACCGCGTACGTGGAGGCTGACGCGCGCGTCGGCATGGAGGCGTACGTCGGAGCCGGCAGCTGGATCGACAAGGGCGCGACCGTGGGGGACCGCACCTTCGTCGGAGCGAACGTCCACGTCGGTGCGGGATGCATCGTCGGCAGCGGCGCGAAGATCGGCAGCGGCGTGAAGCTGGGCGAGAACGCGATGGTCGGCAACGGCGCGCGCCTCGAGCGCGACACGCAGGTTCCCGCAGGCTCGGTCATCGAGCTCAAGGGAGCGGCAGCCGCACGGGCGGCCCTCGCCACCCCGCTCCGGGCTCCGCGCCCGCAGCAGCGGGACACCCGCCTCCCGCGCACCCGCCGCGCCGCCTGA
- a CDS encoding acyl-CoA dehydrogenase: protein MVDTAERVPSATPSSTPAKAPEPARTAQTAPTGAAPRVDVEALGRQLLGEWAEARLASRELSSRPEMQKQEGLSVADHRTRVFGQLKLLVENGQVHRAFPKSVGGREDNGGNIAAFEELVAADPSVQIKSGVQWGLFGSAVMHLGTEEHHKKYLPAIMSLDVPGAFAMTETGHGSDVASVATTATYDPETQEFVIDTPFRGAWKDYLGNAAVDATAAVVFAQLITKNVNHGVHAFYVPIRDANGDFLPGIGGEDDGQKGGLNGIDNGRLHFTGVRIPRTDLLNRYGDVAEDGTYTSPIESPGRRFFTMLGTLVQGRVSLDGSAVIAAKIGLKIAITYGDQRRQFTAGSDSDEEVILDYQRHQRRLLPLLATTYAASFAHEVFLKKFDDVFSGKTDTDTDRQDLETIAAALKPLSTWHALDTLQEAREACGGSGFLTENRLTSLRQDLDIWVTFEGDNNVLLQLVAKRLLTDYSRKFAKADAGALARYVVTQAAGKAYHGTGLRSAAQTVRDFGSTARAVNWLQEPTTQRELLTARVETMIAQIAGRLRPASKLGKKAAADLFNSQQNELIEAARAHAELLQWEAFTDALEQAPDAGTKQVLTWLRDLFGFGLIEKHLAWYLMNGRLSPQRAQAVRAYIDRLLTRIRPHAVDLVDAFGYGPELVRAKIASGAEAERQAEARAYYAERRAAGTLPTQEKSQKKR, encoded by the coding sequence ATGGTCGACACTGCCGAACGCGTCCCGAGCGCCACCCCCTCATCCACCCCGGCGAAAGCTCCCGAGCCAGCCCGAACCGCGCAGACGGCGCCCACCGGCGCGGCGCCGCGCGTCGACGTCGAGGCGCTCGGTCGTCAGCTGCTCGGTGAGTGGGCGGAGGCCCGCCTGGCGTCGCGCGAGCTGTCGTCGCGTCCGGAGATGCAGAAGCAGGAGGGGCTGTCCGTCGCCGACCACCGCACGCGCGTCTTCGGGCAGCTGAAGCTGCTGGTCGAGAACGGCCAGGTGCACCGCGCCTTCCCGAAGTCGGTCGGCGGCCGTGAGGACAACGGCGGCAACATCGCCGCGTTCGAGGAGCTCGTCGCAGCCGACCCGTCCGTCCAGATCAAGTCTGGCGTGCAGTGGGGGCTCTTCGGCTCGGCGGTGATGCACCTCGGCACCGAGGAGCACCACAAGAAGTACCTGCCCGCGATCATGTCGCTGGATGTCCCCGGCGCCTTCGCCATGACCGAGACCGGGCACGGCTCCGACGTCGCGAGCGTCGCCACCACCGCGACGTACGACCCGGAGACCCAGGAGTTCGTGATCGACACCCCGTTCCGGGGCGCGTGGAAGGACTACCTCGGCAACGCCGCTGTGGATGCGACCGCCGCGGTGGTCTTCGCCCAGCTGATCACGAAGAACGTCAACCACGGCGTGCACGCCTTCTACGTCCCCATCCGGGATGCGAACGGCGACTTCCTGCCGGGCATCGGCGGAGAGGACGACGGCCAGAAGGGCGGCCTCAACGGCATCGACAACGGCCGCCTGCACTTCACCGGCGTCCGCATCCCGCGCACCGACCTGCTGAACCGCTACGGCGACGTCGCGGAGGACGGCACGTACACCTCCCCGATCGAGAGCCCCGGGCGCCGCTTCTTCACGATGCTCGGCACGCTGGTCCAGGGACGCGTCTCGCTCGACGGGTCCGCGGTGATCGCCGCGAAGATCGGACTGAAGATCGCGATCACGTACGGCGACCAGCGCCGTCAGTTCACCGCGGGAAGCGACTCGGACGAAGAGGTCATCCTCGACTACCAGCGCCACCAGCGCCGCCTGCTTCCGCTGCTGGCCACCACGTACGCCGCGAGCTTCGCCCACGAGGTGTTCCTGAAGAAGTTCGACGACGTGTTCAGCGGCAAGACGGACACCGACACGGACCGGCAGGACCTGGAGACCATCGCGGCCGCCCTCAAGCCGTTGAGCACGTGGCATGCGCTCGACACGCTGCAGGAGGCGCGCGAGGCGTGCGGCGGGTCCGGATTCCTCACCGAGAACCGGCTCACGTCCCTCCGCCAGGACCTGGATATCTGGGTCACGTTCGAGGGCGACAACAACGTGCTGCTGCAGCTCGTCGCGAAGCGTCTGCTGACCGACTACAGCCGCAAGTTCGCCAAGGCGGACGCCGGGGCGCTCGCCCGTTACGTCGTCACCCAGGCGGCGGGCAAGGCGTACCACGGCACCGGTCTCCGGAGCGCGGCTCAGACGGTCCGCGACTTCGGTTCGACCGCCCGGGCGGTCAACTGGCTGCAGGAGCCGACCACGCAGCGCGAACTGCTCACGGCGCGGGTTGAGACGATGATCGCTCAGATCGCCGGCCGCCTGCGCCCCGCGTCCAAGCTGGGCAAGAAGGCCGCCGCCGACCTGTTCAACTCGCAGCAGAACGAGCTCATCGAGGCGGCTCGCGCTCACGCCGAGCTGCTGCAGTGGGAGGCGTTCACGGACGCGCTGGAGCAGGCTCCGGACGCCGGCACGAAGCAGGTCCTCACCTGGCTCCGCGACCTGTTCGGCTTCGGGCTGATCGAGAAGCACCTCGCCTGGTACCTGATGAACGGACGCCTCTCGCCCCAGCGGGCGCAGGCGGTCCGTGCGTACATCGACCGGCTGCTGACGCGCATCCGCCCGCACGCCGTCGACCTGGTGGATGCGTTCGGCTACGGTCCCGAGCTCGTCCGGGCGAAGATCGCGTCGGGTGCGGAGGCGGAGCGCCAGGCGGAGGCTCGCGCCTACTACGCCGAGCGCCGTGCCGCCGGCACCCTCCCCACGCAGGAGAAGTCGCAGAAGAAGCGCTGA
- a CDS encoding malate dehydrogenase, whose product MSASTSPVNVTVTGAAGQIGYALLFRIASGQLLGRETPVRLRLLEIPAGLRAAEGTALELEDGAYPLLHGVDVTDDARAAFDGVNVALLVGARPRGPGMERSDLLEANGAIFGPQGAAINAGAAPDVRVLVVGNPANTNALIASAHAPDVPRERFTAMTRLDHNRAVAQLARHLHVPVRSVEGVIVWGNHSASQYPDLSHATVDGRPATELVDERWLADEYIPRVAKRGAEIIDVRGASSAASAASAAIDHVHDWVNGTGERWTSAGVVSDGSYGVPEGLVSSFPVQSVDGEWRIVQGLSVDAFSRERIDASVAELVAERDAVRALGLL is encoded by the coding sequence GTGAGCGCATCCACGAGCCCTGTGAACGTCACCGTGACCGGGGCGGCCGGGCAGATCGGCTATGCCCTGCTGTTCCGCATCGCCTCGGGCCAGCTGCTCGGGCGGGAGACGCCCGTGCGGCTCCGCCTGCTGGAGATCCCCGCGGGCCTGCGGGCGGCCGAGGGGACCGCCCTGGAGCTGGAGGACGGCGCCTACCCGCTGCTGCACGGCGTCGACGTGACCGACGACGCCCGGGCCGCCTTCGACGGGGTGAACGTGGCACTGCTCGTCGGCGCCCGGCCGCGTGGACCCGGGATGGAGCGCAGCGACCTGCTCGAGGCCAACGGCGCGATCTTCGGTCCGCAGGGTGCGGCGATCAACGCGGGCGCCGCCCCCGACGTGCGCGTGCTCGTCGTCGGGAACCCGGCCAACACGAACGCCCTCATCGCGAGCGCCCACGCGCCGGACGTGCCCCGCGAGCGGTTCACCGCGATGACGCGCCTCGACCACAACCGGGCCGTCGCCCAGCTCGCCCGCCACCTCCACGTGCCGGTGCGGTCCGTGGAGGGCGTCATCGTGTGGGGCAACCACTCGGCGAGCCAGTACCCCGACTTGTCGCACGCGACGGTGGACGGGCGCCCGGCGACGGAGCTGGTGGACGAGCGCTGGCTGGCCGACGAGTACATCCCGCGGGTCGCCAAGCGCGGCGCGGAGATCATCGACGTCCGCGGGGCGTCATCGGCCGCGTCGGCGGCGAGCGCCGCCATCGACCACGTGCACGACTGGGTGAACGGGACGGGCGAACGCTGGACCAGCGCGGGCGTGGTGTCCGACGGGTCGTACGGCGTGCCGGAGGGCCTGGTGTCGTCGTTCCCGGTGCAGTCGGTCGACGGCGAGTGGCGGATCGTCCAAGGGCTGTCCGTGGACGCGTTCTCGCGCGAGCGCATCGACGCGTCCGTCGCCGAGCTCGTGGCCGAGCGCGACGCGGTGCGCGCCCTCGGGCTGCTGTAG
- a CDS encoding neutral zinc metallopeptidase — protein sequence MTFDPNADISGGRVRRRGRTAGIATGGVGLGAIAILLISQFLGVDLTGLVGGGDQGSSTQQIGTGDQAVSCKSGAEANASIDCRMQGVAASLDTYWSKELPQLGAGYSSPEFVLFTDQTGTGCGSATSAVGPFYCPPDRTLYVDTGFYDELRTRFGASGGPLAEMYVVAHEWGHHIQNIGGIMEQHAGRETGPTSDSVRTELQADCFAGSWAGAASSTADENGRPFLEPITDAQIADALSAAAAVGDDRIQKAATGSVDPEGWTHGSAEQRQRWFSTGYKQGAKACDTFSVPGSGL from the coding sequence ATGACGTTCGATCCGAATGCCGACATCAGTGGAGGGCGGGTCCGCCGCCGTGGCCGTACAGCGGGTATCGCGACGGGCGGTGTGGGCCTGGGGGCCATCGCCATCCTGCTCATCTCCCAGTTCCTGGGCGTCGACCTGACCGGCCTGGTCGGCGGGGGAGACCAGGGCTCCAGCACGCAGCAGATCGGCACCGGCGACCAGGCGGTTTCCTGCAAGTCGGGCGCCGAGGCGAACGCGAGCATCGACTGCCGGATGCAGGGGGTGGCCGCCTCCCTCGACACCTACTGGTCGAAGGAGCTCCCGCAACTGGGCGCCGGCTACTCGTCGCCCGAGTTCGTGCTCTTCACCGACCAGACGGGCACGGGATGCGGTTCCGCGACGAGCGCCGTCGGCCCGTTCTACTGCCCGCCCGACCGCACCCTGTACGTCGACACCGGCTTCTACGACGAGCTGCGCACGCGCTTCGGCGCGAGCGGTGGGCCGCTGGCCGAGATGTACGTGGTCGCGCACGAGTGGGGCCACCACATCCAGAACATCGGCGGCATCATGGAGCAGCACGCCGGCCGCGAGACCGGTCCGACGTCGGACAGCGTGCGCACCGAGCTGCAGGCGGACTGCTTCGCGGGAAGCTGGGCCGGCGCGGCGTCGAGCACAGCGGACGAGAACGGCCGACCCTTCCTCGAGCCGATCACTGACGCGCAGATCGCGGACGCCCTGAGTGCCGCGGCGGCGGTCGGCGACGACCGCATCCAGAAGGCCGCGACGGGAAGCGTGGACCCCGAGGGATGGACGCACGGCTCGGCCGAGCAGCGCCAGCGCTGGTTCTCGACCGGCTACAAGCAGGGCGCGAAGGCCTGCGACACGTTCTCCGTCCCCGGATCCGGCCTCTGA
- the pip gene encoding prolyl aminopeptidase: protein MRTLYPEIEPYDSGMLDVGDDQQLYWEVSGNPEGKPVVFLHGGPGGATTPAHRRLFDPERYRIVLFDQRMCGRSLPHASEPEADLAVNTTWHLVEDIERLREHLEVERWQVFGGSWGSTLALAYAETHPDRVTELVLRGIFTLRAQELDWFYEGGAAALFPDLWEGFIEPVPAGERSHLMRAYHRLLSDPDPAVHQPAAVAWSRWESSTITLLPRPELVASFTEQDYAVAFARIENHYFVNGGWFEEGQLIRDAPKLAGIPTVIVQGRYDVCTPPMTAWDLHRALPEADLRMIPDAGHAFDEPGILDALIEATDRFAADADESADAEESADAEQPDDTEEPTGMEDDSAG from the coding sequence ATGCGGACCCTGTACCCGGAGATCGAGCCCTACGACAGCGGCATGCTCGATGTGGGCGATGACCAGCAGCTTTACTGGGAAGTGAGCGGAAACCCGGAAGGGAAGCCGGTCGTTTTCCTGCACGGTGGACCGGGCGGCGCGACGACGCCGGCGCACCGTCGGCTGTTCGATCCGGAGCGATACCGCATCGTGCTGTTCGATCAGCGAATGTGCGGGCGCAGTCTGCCGCACGCCAGCGAGCCCGAGGCGGACCTGGCCGTGAACACGACCTGGCACCTGGTGGAGGACATCGAGCGCCTGCGCGAGCACCTCGAGGTCGAGCGCTGGCAGGTGTTCGGCGGCTCGTGGGGCAGCACGCTCGCGCTCGCCTACGCGGAGACGCATCCGGACCGGGTGACCGAGCTGGTGCTGCGCGGCATCTTCACCCTGCGTGCGCAGGAGCTGGACTGGTTCTACGAGGGCGGCGCGGCGGCGCTCTTCCCCGACCTGTGGGAGGGGTTCATCGAGCCCGTGCCCGCGGGGGAGCGGTCGCACCTGATGCGGGCGTACCACCGGCTGCTCTCCGACCCGGACCCGGCTGTGCACCAGCCCGCCGCCGTGGCCTGGTCGCGGTGGGAGTCGTCGACCATCACCCTGCTGCCGCGTCCCGAACTCGTGGCGTCGTTCACGGAGCAGGACTACGCGGTGGCCTTCGCGCGCATCGAGAACCACTACTTCGTCAACGGCGGCTGGTTCGAGGAGGGCCAGCTGATCCGTGACGCCCCGAAGCTCGCCGGCATCCCGACGGTGATCGTGCAGGGCCGCTACGACGTGTGCACCCCGCCGATGACGGCGTGGGATCTGCACCGGGCGCTCCCGGAGGCGGACCTGCGCATGATCCCGGATGCGGGGCACGCCTTCGACGAGCCGGGCATCCTGGATGCGCTGATCGAGGCGACGGACCGCTTCGCCGCGGACGCCGACGAGTCGGCGGACGCCGAAGAGTCGGCGGACGCCGAACAACCGGACGACACCGAGGAGCCGACCGGTATGGAGGACGACTCAGCCGGCTAG
- a CDS encoding adenylyltransferase/cytidyltransferase family protein, which yields MTRRVGYAAGAFDLFHIGHLNILKHAKSQCDYLIAGVVSDEMLGLTKGISPVIPLAERLEIVRSIDYVDEAVAETVPDKLDMWRELQFDVFFKGDDWRGTEKGLRLEREFAAVGVEVVYFPYTMTTSSTQLRQALAALAG from the coding sequence GTGACCCGACGCGTCGGCTACGCCGCAGGAGCATTCGATCTGTTCCACATCGGACACCTGAACATCCTGAAACACGCCAAGAGTCAGTGCGACTACCTCATCGCAGGCGTCGTCTCCGACGAGATGCTCGGACTGACCAAAGGCATCTCGCCGGTCATCCCGCTCGCCGAGCGCCTGGAGATCGTCCGCAGCATCGACTACGTCGACGAGGCGGTCGCCGAGACGGTCCCCGACAAGCTCGACATGTGGCGCGAGCTGCAGTTCGACGTCTTCTTCAAGGGCGACGACTGGCGCGGCACCGAGAAGGGACTCCGCCTCGAGCGCGAGTTCGCGGCGGTCGGCGTCGAGGTCGTGTACTTCCCGTACACGATGACCACGTCGTCCACCCAGTTGCGGCAGGCGCTCGCGGCACTAGCCGGCTGA
- a CDS encoding right-handed parallel beta-helix repeat-containing protein, whose amino-acid sequence MVRKARHRLANTPTSPTHPTRSPNRLKGLLAGLGITAVAATAVLTMPLGATAATSYDTGKTVVSDAFNRSIASGWGSAAVGGTYSVSKQGGISVSPSAGGALTAPAPGQSTQALLGSIAERDIHATDQLTVSALPSSGNGVYSAVRLRVAGAHAYVAQLRVNPRGVATLAVLRAGDAGGQQATLAPERVAVPKVAAGQQLILEAQATGTNPVTISARAYVKGSAAPAWQSVATDSSAQRLAGAGALAVWTYASSASSPVTLRHSALNAQQLLPRTSTTPIPKPTITPKPTATPAPPVTPPAPPAPPAPPAPPAPPAPPAPPAPPAPGTGGSTNVVTAGLDLTGVRKTTGSVDPGQTAYPVPANAIFVSLQGSDSGSGSQASPFRTVAKAIQAAVSGQTIVLRAGSYNESVTLPPGKQLTLQSFPHEAVWFDGSVPVTSWTKSGSVWISTGWNHVFDHSPTYSRGAPDGTADAWTWINPAYPMAAHPDQLFVKGTSLQQVSRAAQVVPGTFAYDEASKTLITGTDPSGGDTRASTLQKAITVANSGDVLRGFGIRRYADSVPDMGALTAGKGSTTLENVAVTDNATQGIFLGGANNIVRNVTVARNGLTGLHLDYADNLTVKNLLAAYNTDEHFNTSPVSGGLKITRSRGVSVTDSAFVGNYGQGLWTDMAVYDMTFANNDYLRNLGNGLVIEISGKALVSNAKSIGNAMGGIKVDSSADVHIWNSTLADNKRDVDITQSTRRGTNASDYGHDPRRPFPDPTMTWISSGTQVKNSILSGSTGNCVLCMEDYSHQFSAATLGTSVSNNLYQRPSASQPSWLSVWSRGASNPAIYSTLSAFQSGTGQGGSSAEIVGPSLVTATGAPTAVAQAHGSLATAVPAQVASLAGQPAGVPHLGAW is encoded by the coding sequence ATGGTCCGCAAGGCCAGACACCGCCTCGCCAACACCCCCACCTCCCCCACTCATCCGACACGATCCCCCAACCGGCTCAAAGGTCTCCTCGCCGGTCTCGGCATCACCGCCGTGGCCGCTACGGCGGTCCTGACGATGCCGCTGGGTGCGACGGCTGCGACCTCGTACGACACGGGGAAGACCGTCGTCTCCGACGCCTTCAACCGCTCCATCGCGAGCGGCTGGGGCAGCGCCGCTGTCGGCGGCACCTACTCCGTCAGCAAGCAGGGCGGAATCTCCGTGTCGCCCTCCGCGGGCGGCGCCCTGACGGCTCCGGCCCCGGGCCAGTCGACCCAGGCCCTGCTCGGCTCCATCGCGGAGCGCGACATCCACGCAACGGATCAGCTGACCGTCTCCGCCCTGCCGAGCTCCGGCAACGGCGTGTACTCCGCCGTGCGGCTCCGCGTCGCCGGTGCGCACGCCTATGTCGCTCAGCTGCGCGTCAACCCGCGCGGCGTGGCGACCCTCGCCGTGCTCCGCGCCGGCGACGCCGGTGGCCAGCAGGCGACCCTCGCCCCCGAGCGTGTGGCCGTCCCGAAGGTGGCCGCCGGTCAGCAGCTCATCCTGGAGGCCCAGGCGACGGGGACCAACCCCGTCACCATCTCCGCGCGTGCCTATGTGAAGGGCTCCGCTGCCCCCGCGTGGCAGAGCGTCGCGACGGACTCGTCCGCCCAGCGCCTCGCCGGCGCCGGTGCGCTCGCTGTCTGGACCTACGCGTCGAGCGCATCCTCTCCTGTGACGCTCCGCCACTCGGCGCTGAACGCCCAGCAGCTGCTCCCGCGCACGTCGACCACTCCGATCCCGAAGCCGACGATCACGCCGAAGCCGACCGCGACTCCGGCGCCCCCGGTCACCCCGCCGGCGCCCCCCGCGCCGCCGGCTCCCCCGGCTCCGCCGGCGCCTCCGGCTCCGCCCGCACCTCCGGCACCGCCGGCACCGGGCACCGGCGGCTCGACGAACGTCGTCACCGCAGGTCTCGACCTGACCGGCGTCCGTAAGACCACCGGGTCCGTCGACCCCGGCCAGACCGCCTACCCGGTCCCCGCCAACGCGATCTTCGTGTCGCTGCAGGGCTCCGACAGCGGCTCCGGCTCGCAGGCCAGCCCGTTCCGCACGGTGGCGAAGGCCATCCAGGCCGCTGTCTCCGGACAGACCATCGTGCTCCGCGCCGGCTCGTACAACGAGAGCGTGACCCTTCCCCCGGGCAAGCAGCTGACGCTGCAGTCGTTCCCGCACGAGGCCGTCTGGTTCGACGGCAGCGTCCCGGTGACGTCCTGGACCAAGAGCGGTTCCGTGTGGATCTCCACCGGCTGGAACCACGTGTTCGACCACAGCCCGACGTACTCCCGTGGAGCACCCGACGGCACGGCCGACGCCTGGACCTGGATCAACCCCGCCTACCCGATGGCCGCGCACCCCGACCAGCTGTTCGTGAAGGGCACGTCCCTTCAGCAGGTGTCGCGTGCGGCCCAGGTCGTCCCGGGCACCTTCGCCTACGACGAGGCGTCGAAGACGCTGATCACGGGAACCGACCCCTCCGGTGGCGACACCCGGGCGAGCACGCTGCAGAAGGCCATCACGGTCGCGAACAGCGGTGACGTCCTCCGCGGTTTCGGCATCCGCCGCTACGCCGACTCTGTTCCCGACATGGGCGCACTGACGGCCGGCAAGGGCAGCACGACTCTCGAGAACGTCGCCGTCACGGACAACGCGACCCAGGGCATCTTCCTGGGCGGGGCGAACAACATCGTCCGCAACGTCACCGTGGCGCGCAACGGCCTCACCGGTCTGCACCTCGACTACGCCGACAACCTGACGGTGAAGAACCTCCTCGCGGCGTACAACACCGACGAGCACTTCAACACCTCCCCGGTGTCGGGCGGTCTGAAGATCACGCGTTCGCGCGGGGTCAGCGTGACCGACAGCGCGTTCGTCGGCAACTACGGCCAGGGTCTCTGGACGGACATGGCGGTCTACGACATGACGTTCGCGAACAACGACTACCTCCGCAACCTGGGCAACGGTCTCGTCATCGAGATCTCCGGGAAGGCGCTGGTGTCGAACGCGAAGTCCATCGGAAACGCGATGGGCGGCATCAAGGTAGACAGTTCCGCCGATGTCCACATCTGGAACTCGACCCTCGCCGACAACAAGCGTGACGTCGACATCACCCAGTCGACCCGCCGCGGCACCAACGCGTCGGACTACGGTCACGACCCGCGACGTCCGTTCCCGGACCCGACCATGACCTGGATCAGCTCCGGCACCCAGGTGAAGAACTCGATCCTGTCCGGATCGACCGGCAACTGCGTGCTGTGCATGGAGGACTACTCCCACCAGTTCTCCGCAGCGACACTGGGCACGAGCGTCTCGAACAACCTCTACCAGCGACCCTCGGCCTCGCAGCCGAGCTGGCTGTCGGTGTGGTCGCGTGGCGCCAGCAACCCGGCGATCTACTCCACGCTGAGCGCGTTCCAGAGCGGAACCGGTCAGGGCGGATCGAGCGCCGAGATCGTCGGCCCGAGCCTCGTCACCGCGACGGGCGCTCCGACGGCGGTCGCACAGGCCCACGGTTCGCTGGCGACAGCGGTCCCGGCGCAGGTCGCTTCACTGGCCGGCCAGCCGGCCGGAGTCCCGCACCTCGGGGCCTGGTGA